A genomic segment from Clostridium pasteurianum BC1 encodes:
- a CDS encoding ribonuclease H-like domain-containing protein, producing the protein MFLNERNSKIDIDVNMLNKYKMDKIAYFDIETTGFDKDEDVIMLISLGYFLNKKSFYIKQYYAENIEEEKNILFAFKEDLKKYRGWCSYNGKAFDEPFIANRMLRNDINDFIPPSEHVDLYRLIRPYYKQLGMERCNLKSVEKYIGINRLDKIDGGISVELYNKYLKTNDEKLKDVIMLHNYEDVLNLPKIFKVIFDIDNSEEVVRDNSITEKQLRYLKFLLNKNNVNIDTPLERISKRAASKVIDNLLKGNSESEELLDIINNSY; encoded by the coding sequence ATGTTTTTAAATGAAAGAAATTCTAAAATAGATATTGACGTAAATATGTTAAATAAATATAAAATGGACAAAATAGCCTATTTTGATATTGAGACTACAGGATTTGATAAGGATGAAGATGTAATAATGCTAATATCACTTGGTTATTTTTTAAATAAAAAATCTTTTTACATAAAACAGTATTATGCTGAAAATATTGAAGAGGAAAAGAATATACTTTTTGCGTTTAAGGAGGATTTAAAAAAATACAGGGGGTGGTGCTCCTATAACGGTAAAGCTTTTGATGAGCCATTTATAGCAAATAGAATGCTAAGAAATGATATAAATGATTTTATACCACCATCAGAGCATGTGGATCTCTATAGACTTATAAGGCCTTATTATAAGCAGCTAGGTATGGAGAGATGTAATTTAAAAAGTGTAGAAAAATATATAGGCATAAATAGATTGGATAAAATAGATGGAGGAATAAGTGTAGAGTTATACAATAAATATTTAAAAACTAATGATGAAAAATTAAAAGATGTAATAATGCTTCATAATTATGAAGATGTGCTTAATTTACCTAAAATATTCAAGGTAATTTTTGATATTGATAACTCTGAAGAAGTGGTAAGAGATAATAGCATAACAGAAAAGCAGCTGAGATATCTTAAGTTTTTACTAAATAAAAATAATGTAAATATTGATACTCCTTTAGAAAGAATTTCTAAAAGAGCGGCTTCTAAGGTTATTGATAATTTACTTAAAGGTAATTCAGAATCAGAAGAACTTTTAGATATTATTAATAACAGTTATTAA